A portion of the Rhodococcus pseudokoreensis genome contains these proteins:
- the cysT gene encoding sulfate ABC transporter permease subunit CysT: MSDISTTTGGRGITVPPPPVPPARKKVARVTGAVGPLGIGIATLWLSVIVVLPLAALTVASFGDGVAGFVDAITSPVAVASLRVTVVVSVVVAVINVIMGTLIAWVLVRDEFPGKRVVNALIDLPFALPTIVASIVLLSLYGPESPIGVHLNATQPGLIVALAFVTLPFVVRSVQPVLIEVDKEVEEAAASLGADNVTIFRKVVLPTLTPAIISGAGLAFARAIGEYGSVVLIGGNIPRETQVASQYIQQQIEIDRPAAAAAVSVALLAIAFVTLFALRVFASRGQRREEQAE; encoded by the coding sequence GTGAGCGACATATCGACGACGACGGGCGGACGCGGCATCACGGTGCCGCCTCCGCCCGTTCCTCCTGCGCGCAAGAAGGTCGCCCGGGTCACCGGTGCCGTGGGACCGCTCGGCATCGGCATCGCGACCCTGTGGCTGAGTGTCATCGTGGTCCTGCCCCTCGCGGCGCTCACCGTGGCCTCGTTCGGCGACGGGGTCGCCGGCTTCGTCGACGCGATCACCTCGCCCGTGGCAGTGGCGTCCCTGCGCGTCACCGTCGTGGTGTCGGTGGTGGTGGCCGTGATCAACGTGATCATGGGCACGCTCATCGCGTGGGTTCTCGTGCGCGACGAATTCCCCGGCAAGCGGGTCGTGAACGCGCTGATCGACCTGCCGTTCGCGTTGCCGACCATCGTGGCCAGCATCGTGCTGTTGTCGCTGTACGGCCCGGAGAGCCCGATCGGCGTCCACCTCAACGCCACCCAGCCCGGCCTGATCGTGGCGCTGGCATTCGTGACGCTGCCGTTCGTCGTCCGCTCGGTGCAGCCGGTGCTCATCGAGGTGGACAAGGAAGTCGAGGAGGCCGCGGCCTCCCTCGGTGCCGACAACGTGACGATCTTCCGCAAGGTGGTGCTGCCGACCCTGACTCCGGCGATCATCAGCGGCGCGGGACTCGCGTTCGCCCGCGCGATCGGCGAGTACGGTTCCGTCGTCCTGATCGGCGGAAACATCCCCCGAGAGACTCAGGTCGCTTCCCAGTACATTCAACAGCAGATCGAAATCGACAGGCCGGCCGCCGCGGCGGCGGTATCGGTGGCCCTCCTGGCCATCGCGTTCGTGACGTTGTTCGCCCTCCGCGTCTTCGCCAGCCGGGGGCAGCGTCGTGAGGAGCAGGCGGAATGA
- the cysW gene encoding sulfate ABC transporter permease subunit CysW: MKLSGSTRITLRTVALLYLFGLLVVPIVIILFRTFENGIGAFIDSISTPAAISALNLSLLIVAIVVPVNVVFGIVTALALVRGRFPGRGLVQAVVDLPFAVSPIVVGVSLILLWGANGWFGGLESLGFKVIFGLPGMVIATLFVTLPFVVREVEPVLHEIGEEQEQAAATLGASRWQTFWLITLPAIRWGLTYGVVLTVARSLGEFGAVIMVSSGFPGVSQTLTLLVHSRYIDDHNTFGAYSAATLLMGIALITLLLMTLLDRKRSTT; the protein is encoded by the coding sequence ATGAAGCTTTCTGGGTCCACCCGGATCACCCTGCGCACGGTCGCGCTGCTCTACCTGTTCGGCCTGCTGGTCGTGCCCATCGTCATCATCCTGTTCCGCACGTTCGAGAACGGGATCGGCGCGTTCATCGATTCGATCAGCACCCCCGCCGCGATCTCCGCGCTCAATCTGTCCCTGCTGATCGTGGCCATCGTCGTCCCGGTGAACGTGGTGTTCGGGATCGTCACGGCCCTCGCGCTGGTGCGGGGCCGGTTCCCGGGCCGCGGTCTGGTGCAGGCGGTGGTCGATCTCCCATTCGCCGTCTCGCCGATCGTGGTCGGTGTGTCGCTGATCCTGCTGTGGGGCGCCAACGGCTGGTTCGGCGGGCTCGAATCGCTGGGGTTCAAGGTGATCTTCGGGCTCCCCGGCATGGTCATCGCCACCCTGTTCGTGACTTTGCCGTTCGTGGTGCGGGAGGTGGAGCCCGTCCTGCACGAGATCGGCGAGGAACAGGAACAGGCCGCCGCGACGCTCGGCGCGAGCCGCTGGCAGACGTTCTGGCTGATCACCCTGCCCGCCATCCGCTGGGGTCTGACCTACGGCGTGGTCCTGACCGTTGCCCGGTCGCTGGGCGAATTCGGCGCCGTGATCATGGTGTCGTCGGGCTTCCCCGGGGTGTCCCAGACCCTGACCCTGCTCGTGCATTCGCGCTACATCGACGACCACAACACGTTCGGTGCGTACTCCGCAGCCACCCTGCTGATGGGCATCGCGCTGATCACCCTGCTTCTGATGACTCTGCTCGACCGCAAGAGGAGCACCACATGA
- a CDS encoding sulfate/molybdate ABC transporter ATP-binding protein — protein sequence MITVTGARKNYGSFAALDDVSIDIPSGSLTALLGPSGSGKSTLLRSIAGLEALDSGTVVIGGKDVTDISPQKRDIGFVFQHYAAFKHMTVRDNVAFGLKIRKRPKPEIDKKVNELLEIVGLDGFQHRYPAQLSGGQRQRMALARALAVDPKVLLLDEPFGALDAKVRTDLRTWLRRLHDEVHVTTVLVTHDQEEALDVADRIAVLNKGRIEQIGEPEDLYDRPRNDFVMSFLGSVAKLNGQLVRPHDIRLGRDPDLALAQQAGTAESLGVTRATVERVVHLGFEVRVDLRNEATGEPFSAQVTRGDSAALGLREGETVYARATRVPELPEAEVPVSL from the coding sequence ATGATTACCGTGACCGGCGCCCGGAAGAATTACGGGTCCTTTGCTGCTCTCGACGACGTCTCCATCGACATCCCCTCGGGTTCGCTGACCGCGCTCCTCGGGCCCAGCGGGTCGGGCAAGTCGACGCTGCTCCGCTCCATCGCCGGGCTCGAGGCCCTCGATTCCGGCACCGTCGTGATCGGCGGGAAAGACGTCACCGACATCTCCCCGCAGAAGCGGGACATCGGCTTCGTATTCCAGCACTACGCGGCGTTCAAGCACATGACGGTGCGCGACAACGTCGCGTTCGGGCTGAAGATCCGCAAGCGGCCGAAGCCGGAGATCGACAAGAAGGTCAACGAGCTTCTCGAGATCGTCGGCCTCGACGGCTTCCAGCACCGCTATCCGGCGCAGTTGTCCGGCGGTCAGCGTCAGCGGATGGCGCTCGCGCGGGCACTGGCGGTGGACCCGAAGGTGCTGCTCCTCGACGAGCCGTTCGGTGCGCTCGACGCGAAGGTCCGCACGGACCTTCGCACCTGGCTGCGCCGGCTGCACGACGAGGTGCACGTGACGACGGTGCTGGTCACCCACGACCAGGAGGAGGCGCTCGACGTCGCCGACCGGATCGCGGTCCTCAACAAGGGCCGGATCGAGCAGATCGGCGAGCCGGAGGACCTCTACGACCGTCCCCGCAACGACTTCGTGATGTCGTTCCTCGGGTCCGTGGCCAAGCTCAACGGGCAGTTGGTCCGGCCGCACGACATCCGCCTCGGCCGCGACCCCGACCTGGCCCTCGCGCAGCAGGCGGGGACGGCCGAATCGCTCGGTGTCACGCGCGCCACGGTGGAGCGCGTGGTGCACCTCGGATTCGAGGTGCGGGTGGATCTGCGCAACGAGGCCACCGGCGAACCGTTCTCCGCCCAGGTCACCCGCGGCGACAGTGCGGCGCTAGGCCTGCGGGAGGGCGAGACCGTCTACGCGCGGGCGACGAGGGTACCCGAACTCCCGGAGGCCGAAGTTCCGGTCTCCCTGTAA
- a CDS encoding sulfatase translates to MATPVDPVRDNVLIVHWHDLGRHLGCYGASGVRSPNLDRLAAEGVLLTDAHAAAPLCSPSRGALFSGRYPHSNGLIGLAHHGWQYHDDVRTLPSLLAEAGWYTALFGMQHESAYPKRLGFHEYDVSNSYCEYVTDRASRWLARFPPHPFLLTAGFFETHRPYPVDRYAPADPEGFDVPPYLPDRPEVREDLAGFHGSIEVADAAVGRLLQTLEDEGLDDSTWVVFLTDHGEAFPGAKSTLYAPGTGIATIIRPPRRLRAAPRVYDDLFSGVDLVPTLLELLGVPVPAAVEGVSHAAQLLGRSEATARDVLFTEKTFHDSFDPIRAVRSKRFSYIENYAPRPRLDLPLDIENSLSGGALGTEHLLPRPSRELYDLLADPGERDNLADTENFAGTQAELALELATWRRATGDSIPSEEEGTAYARKAMEEYLATLGRVPDVRSAYSDERGILDEPRSGVET, encoded by the coding sequence GTGGCGACCCCGGTGGATCCCGTCCGTGACAACGTGCTGATCGTGCACTGGCACGATCTGGGCCGCCACCTCGGCTGTTACGGCGCGTCCGGGGTGCGCAGCCCGAACCTCGACCGGCTCGCCGCGGAGGGTGTGCTGCTGACCGACGCGCATGCGGCGGCGCCGCTGTGCTCGCCCTCGCGCGGCGCCCTGTTCTCGGGCCGGTACCCGCACAGCAACGGACTGATCGGACTCGCGCATCACGGCTGGCAGTACCACGACGACGTCCGCACGCTGCCGTCGCTGCTGGCGGAGGCAGGCTGGTACACGGCCCTGTTCGGGATGCAGCACGAGAGCGCGTACCCCAAGCGGCTCGGCTTCCACGAGTACGACGTGTCGAACTCGTACTGCGAGTACGTCACCGATCGGGCGTCGCGGTGGCTGGCGCGATTCCCTCCACACCCGTTCTTGCTGACCGCAGGCTTCTTCGAGACGCACCGCCCGTACCCGGTCGACAGGTATGCACCCGCCGACCCCGAGGGTTTCGACGTGCCCCCGTACCTGCCCGACCGTCCGGAGGTCCGTGAGGACCTGGCCGGATTCCACGGGTCGATCGAGGTGGCCGACGCGGCTGTCGGCAGGCTGCTGCAGACCCTGGAGGACGAGGGGCTGGACGACAGCACGTGGGTCGTGTTCCTCACCGACCACGGCGAGGCGTTTCCCGGCGCGAAGTCGACGCTGTATGCGCCGGGCACCGGAATTGCGACGATCATCCGCCCACCGCGGAGGCTGCGGGCGGCGCCACGCGTGTACGACGACCTGTTCAGCGGGGTGGATCTGGTTCCCACCCTCCTCGAACTGCTGGGCGTCCCGGTCCCCGCGGCAGTGGAGGGCGTCTCCCACGCCGCGCAGTTGCTGGGCCGGTCGGAGGCGACCGCCCGCGACGTCCTGTTCACGGAGAAGACGTTCCACGACAGCTTCGATCCCATCCGCGCGGTGCGCAGCAAGCGGTTCAGCTACATCGAGAACTACGCGCCGCGGCCCAGGCTCGACCTTCCTCTCGACATCGAGAACAGCCTGTCCGGTGGGGCGCTGGGCACCGAGCATCTCCTGCCACGTCCGAGCCGGGAACTCTACGACCTGCTCGCCGATCCCGGTGAGCGTGACAATCTCGCCGACACCGAGAACTTCGCCGGGACGCAGGCCGAGTTGGCGCTCGAACTCGCGACGTGGCGTCGGGCCACCGGCGACTCGATCCCGAGCGAGGAGGAGGGAACGGCCTACGCCCGGAAGGCGATGGAGGAGTACCTCGCCACGCTCGGCCGGGTGCCGGACGTGCGTTCGGCCTACAGCGACGAACGCGGAATCCTCGACGAACCCCGGAGCGGGGTGGAGACGTAG
- a CDS encoding UDP-N-acetylmuramoyl-L-alanyl-D-glutamate--2,6-diaminopimelate ligase yields MSVDCPRFTPPRPLHEVLRRLGRSATLCGPGDAAVTGIKQDSRLVRDGDVYAALPGRHRHGIEFVAEAASRGAVAMLSDRKSDVLPTIVVDDPRRVLGPLASWVYGHPSEAIDVYGVTGTNGKTSTVYLLDAGLRAAGATAGMMTGIAVRGPGGSRAATRTTPEACELQQTLAAFAEQRIGAVALEVSSHGLALHRIDGTSFRVGVFTNLARDHLDFHPDMDAYFAAKARLFDPRHCAAAAVGIDDEFGRRLAATVTVPRLTFSSRTTAADIHASRVHADEDGTSFTLHGAGDRKSVRLRLLGVHQVDNALAAISALVVRGVDLDAAIAGIENLDTIPGRLEAVDAGQPFLAFVDYMHNTAGQRRLFPYLRSLTGGRVIAVVGATGERDPGKRAPLGATAARFADTVIVTDESPYSEDAQRLREDVARGARSGGNADVLVVPDRAEAIAAAVTLAAPGDVVVVAGRGHDRLQAYGPRRRVFDDRIALHEALLRLS; encoded by the coding sequence ATGAGCGTCGACTGCCCGCGGTTCACCCCGCCGAGGCCGCTGCACGAGGTGCTGCGCCGTCTCGGCCGGTCGGCGACTCTCTGCGGTCCGGGCGACGCCGCGGTGACGGGGATCAAGCAGGATTCGCGTCTCGTCCGGGACGGGGACGTGTACGCGGCGCTGCCGGGCCGGCACCGTCACGGGATCGAGTTCGTGGCCGAGGCCGCGTCGCGCGGTGCGGTCGCGATGCTCAGCGACCGGAAGTCGGATGTCCTGCCGACGATCGTGGTGGACGATCCGCGGCGGGTCCTCGGTCCGCTGGCGTCGTGGGTGTACGGCCATCCGTCCGAGGCGATCGACGTCTACGGGGTGACCGGGACGAACGGGAAGACCAGCACGGTGTACCTCCTGGACGCGGGACTGCGCGCGGCCGGAGCCACCGCAGGCATGATGACGGGAATCGCGGTCCGGGGGCCCGGCGGTTCACGGGCCGCGACCCGGACGACACCGGAGGCGTGCGAACTCCAGCAGACCCTCGCCGCGTTCGCCGAACAGCGGATCGGGGCGGTCGCGCTGGAGGTGTCGAGCCACGGTCTCGCGCTGCACCGGATCGACGGGACGTCCTTCCGGGTGGGTGTGTTCACCAATCTCGCCCGCGACCATCTGGACTTCCACCCCGACATGGATGCGTACTTCGCGGCGAAGGCCAGATTGTTCGACCCCCGGCACTGCGCGGCGGCCGCCGTCGGCATCGACGACGAATTCGGACGCCGCCTCGCCGCCACCGTCACCGTGCCGCGGTTGACGTTCTCGTCGAGGACGACGGCGGCCGACATCCACGCGTCTCGTGTGCACGCGGACGAGGACGGCACGTCGTTCACGCTGCACGGCGCCGGCGACCGGAAATCGGTGCGGCTCCGGTTGCTCGGCGTGCACCAGGTGGACAACGCGCTCGCCGCGATCTCCGCCCTCGTCGTCCGGGGCGTGGACCTCGACGCCGCGATCGCGGGGATCGAGAACCTCGACACCATCCCGGGACGCCTGGAGGCCGTGGACGCGGGTCAGCCCTTCCTCGCCTTCGTCGACTACATGCACAACACCGCCGGGCAGCGACGCCTGTTTCCCTACCTCCGTTCACTGACCGGGGGCCGGGTCATCGCCGTCGTCGGGGCGACGGGTGAGCGCGACCCGGGCAAGCGCGCCCCGCTCGGCGCGACGGCCGCCCGTTTCGCCGACACCGTTATCGTCACCGACGAGAGCCCGTACTCCGAGGACGCGCAGCGCTTGCGGGAGGACGTCGCGCGCGGAGCGCGCAGCGGCGGCAACGCGGACGTGCTGGTGGTCCCCGACCGCGCCGAGGCGATCGCGGCGGCGGTCACCCTCGCCGCGCCGGGCGACGTCGTGGTCGTCGCCGGGCGTGGACACGACCGGCTCCAGGCGTACGGTCCGCGCCGGCGGGTGTTCGACGACCGGATCGCGCTGCACGAGGCACTGCTCCGCCTGAGCTAG
- the cysC gene encoding adenylyl-sulfate kinase: MTTTSRPRQLLRLATAGSVDDGKSTLIGRLLHDTGSLPTDHLEAVTNADGQADLAALSDGLRAEREQGITIDVAYRFFSTPTRSFVLADTPGHERYTRNMFTGASNTHVAVLLVDARTGVLRQTRRHARIADLLGVPHLVAVVNKIDLVDFDETRFKEVESELGLLAQRLGGRDLTVIPVSATRGDNVVTRSDSTPWYTGPTLLAYLEAVELAAPSAVASELRLPIQWVARPTDHQRRRYTGRLSAGTLSVGDEVLVLPAGSRSTVTALDTLDPHRAVAVAPLSVSFELADDVDVARGDLVVSAATNATAPVPAREIDATVCWLSETPLRAGDRVALKHTSRTVRATVQELHTRLDPETLEEHDSPSELALNDIGRITLRTSTVVLADPYATNRDAGAFILIDEQSNDTVGAGTVSDTREVVPGEQTRHDIKWHPSSLKRDRRWSATGQRGATIWLTGLPASGKSTVAVALERTLVDAGRTAYLLDGDNVRHGISDDLGFSPGDRAENIRRVGHLTRLFADAGVVAIASMVSPLRSDRAIARALNEAADLPFLEIHVSTPVDECERRDPKGLYARARAGELRGLTGIDAPYEAPENPDLAFDTTGADLDDLVARILTELARHEGLQA; encoded by the coding sequence ATGACCACCACAAGCCGGCCTCGCCAATTGCTGCGACTCGCCACCGCGGGCAGCGTCGACGACGGGAAGAGCACCCTCATCGGCCGCCTCCTCCACGACACCGGAAGCCTGCCCACCGACCACCTCGAGGCGGTGACGAACGCCGACGGCCAGGCGGATCTCGCCGCCCTCTCCGACGGGCTGCGGGCCGAACGCGAGCAGGGCATCACCATCGACGTCGCCTACCGCTTCTTCTCGACGCCGACCCGGAGCTTCGTCCTCGCCGACACACCGGGGCACGAACGGTACACCCGCAACATGTTCACCGGAGCGTCGAACACCCACGTGGCCGTGCTCCTGGTGGACGCGCGCACCGGCGTGCTCCGGCAGACCCGGCGCCACGCCCGGATCGCCGACCTCCTCGGCGTCCCGCACCTGGTCGCGGTAGTCAACAAGATCGACCTCGTCGACTTCGACGAGACCCGGTTCAAGGAAGTCGAATCCGAACTCGGCCTGCTCGCGCAGCGCCTCGGCGGCCGCGACCTCACGGTGATCCCGGTGTCCGCCACCCGGGGAGACAACGTGGTCACGCGGTCGGATTCGACACCCTGGTACACCGGGCCCACGCTCCTCGCGTACCTCGAAGCGGTGGAACTCGCCGCGCCGTCGGCCGTCGCATCCGAACTGCGACTCCCCATCCAGTGGGTAGCACGTCCCACGGACCACCAGCGGCGCCGCTACACCGGCCGGCTGTCGGCGGGCACCCTGTCCGTCGGGGACGAGGTGCTGGTTCTGCCTGCCGGTTCCCGCAGCACTGTCACCGCCCTCGACACCCTCGATCCGCACCGGGCCGTCGCGGTCGCGCCGCTGTCGGTGTCGTTCGAACTCGCCGACGACGTCGACGTCGCCCGCGGCGACCTCGTCGTCAGTGCGGCGACCAATGCCACTGCACCCGTTCCGGCCCGCGAGATCGACGCGACCGTGTGCTGGCTGAGCGAGACGCCGCTGCGGGCGGGCGACCGGGTGGCCCTCAAGCACACCAGCCGCACCGTGCGCGCCACGGTGCAGGAGTTGCACACCCGGCTCGACCCGGAAACTCTCGAAGAACACGACTCCCCCAGCGAACTCGCCCTCAACGACATCGGCCGGATCACGCTCCGGACGAGCACGGTGGTGCTCGCCGACCCGTACGCCACCAATCGCGACGCCGGCGCGTTCATCCTCATCGACGAGCAGAGCAACGACACCGTCGGCGCCGGAACGGTCAGCGACACCCGGGAAGTGGTTCCCGGCGAGCAGACCCGGCACGACATCAAGTGGCACCCGTCGTCGCTGAAGCGGGACCGGCGCTGGTCCGCGACCGGGCAGCGGGGCGCCACCATCTGGCTCACCGGGCTGCCCGCGTCCGGGAAGTCGACCGTCGCGGTCGCGCTCGAACGGACGCTCGTCGACGCAGGCCGGACCGCTTACCTTCTCGACGGCGACAATGTCCGCCACGGCATCTCGGACGACCTGGGGTTCTCACCCGGCGACCGGGCCGAGAACATCCGCCGCGTCGGTCACCTCACCCGGTTGTTCGCCGACGCCGGGGTGGTCGCCATCGCGTCGATGGTGTCGCCGCTCCGCTCGGACCGGGCGATCGCCCGCGCCCTGAACGAGGCCGCGGACCTGCCGTTCCTCGAGATTCACGTCAGCACCCCGGTCGACGAGTGCGAGCGGCGCGACCCCAAGGGGCTCTACGCCCGGGCGCGGGCGGGCGAACTCCGCGGCCTCACCGGGATCGACGCCCCGTACGAGGCGCCGGAGAACCCGGACCTCGCCTTCGACACCACCGGCGCCGACCTCGACGACCTGGTCGCCCGGATTCTCACCGAACTCGCCCGGCACGAGGGGTTGCAGGCCTAG